From one Colletotrichum destructivum chromosome 3, complete sequence genomic stretch:
- a CDS encoding Putative major facilitator superfamily, MFS transporter superfamily: MRGDLETTRAEKALHDQTDILPLRKLLVVFATLAVTLLVSFIDQNGISVTLPTIAADLDAEATISWAGTASLVANTTFQMLYGRFSDIFGRKAVFLTAVALLSVADLLCGLSRNAAMFYVFRGVAGIGGGGISNLAMIIVSDVVTLEQRGKYQGILGSMIGLGNVLGPFLAAAFVERATWRAFFWMLSPLGVIVGVISYFLLPSKPPQDDFVRSVKKIDYAGSLTSSAGVILLLIPISGGGAYFPWNSAMVISMLTIGALALVSFVIVEWKFAKLPMMPVPIFKNKVIVVLLTQSFLFGAVYQSYLYYVPLYLQNAHQYSVIQSAAIYVALVVCQSVFSIISGQYISRVQRYGEVIWAGFGLWTLGAGLTLIYDRHTKPGVIVIPLLIIGIGVGFIFQPTLVALQAHSIKSRRAVITSNRNFFRCAGGACGLAVSGAVLQATLRAKLPPEFKDLASSTYSIPKLNEQDMSAVLDAYMAASRAVFILQIPLIGLCLIGCLFIRDRGLHPIEDAKAEESSGESRDEEDAVPQEKDSGNGNGRNDERILAPVSSSRREVAGN, from the exons ATGAGGGGCGACCTCGAGACGACCAGGGCCGAAAAGGCCCTCCACGACCAGACCGACATCCTCCCGCTGAGGAAgctgctcgtcgtcttcgcgACGCTGGCCGTCACCCTGctcgtctccttcatcgaccAGAACGGCATCAGCGTCACGCTgcccaccatcgccgccgacctcgacgccgaggccaccATCTCCTGGGCCGGCACCGCGTCGCTCGTCGCCAACACGACCTTCCAGATGCTGTACGGCCGCTTCTCCGACATCTTTGGCCGCAAGGCCGTCTTCCTGACCGCCGTCGCGCTGCTGTCCGTCGCCGACCTGCTGTGCGGCCTGTCGCGGAACGCGGCCATGTTCTACGTCTTCCGCGGCGTCgcgggcatcggcggcggcggcatctcgAACCTCGCCATGATCATCGTCTCGGACGTCGTCACCCTCGAGCAGCGGGGCAAGTACCAGGGCATCCTCGGCTCCATGATCGGCCTGGGCAACGTCCTCGGgcccttcctcgccgcggccTTCGTCGAGAGGGCGACGTGGAGGGCCTTCTTCTGGATGCTCTCGCcgctcggcgtcatcgtcggcgtcatctcCTATTTCCTCCTGCCGTCCAAGCCGCCGCAGGACGATTTTGTGAGGAGCGTCAAGAAGATCGACTATGCCGGCTCCCTGACATCCTCGGCCGGGGTTATCTTGTTGTTGATTCCCATCTCTGGGG GTGGTGCCTACTTCCCATGGAACTCGGCCATGGTCATCAGCATGCTCACGATCGGTGCCCTCGCCCTGGTCTCTTTTGTGATTGTTGAATGGAAGTTTGCGAAACTCCCCATGATGCCGG TCCCTATCTTCAAGAACAAAGTCATCGTCGTTCTGTTAACTCAGTCCTTCCTCTTTGGTGCGGTGTACCAATCGTATCTCTACTATGTTCCCCTCTACCTCCAGAACGCACATCAGTATTCGGTCATCCAGTCTGCTGCAATCtacgtcgccctcgtcgtctgccagtccgtcttctccatcatctcgggACAGTACATCTCGAGGGTTCAGCGCTACGGAGAGGTCATATGGGCCGGATTCGGTCTTTGGACTTT GGGTGCGGGACTGACTCTGATCTACGATCGCCACACCAAGCCGGGAGTCATCGTCATCCCGCtgctcatcatcggcatcggcgtcggcttcatcttcCAGCCgaccctcgtcgccctccaAGCGCACTCCATCAAGTCCCGACGGGCCGTCATCACGTCCAACCGCAACTTCTTCCGgtgcgccggcggcgcgtgTGGCCTCGCCGTGTCTGGGGCGGTACTGCAGGCGACCCTGAGAGCGAAGCTGCCACCAGAGTTCAAGGACCTGGCGAGCAGCACCTATTCGATACCCAAGCTGAACGAGCAGGACATGTCCGCCGTTCTGGATGCATACATGGCGGCGAGTCGGGCGGTTTTCATTCTCCAGATACCATTGATCGGGTTGTGCCTGATTGGTTGCTTGTTCATCAGAGACCGAGGTCTACATCCGATCGAGGATGCAAAAGCAGAAGAGTCATCAGGTGAAAgtcgagatgaagaagatgcaGTTCCACAAGAGAAGGATTCGGGGAACGGCAATGGTAGAAACGATGAACGGATATTGGCGCCTGTTTCCAGCAGCCGGCGGGAAGTGGCAGGTAATTGA
- a CDS encoding Putative glucose-methanol-choline oxidoreductase, FAD/NAD(P)-binding domain superfamily: MRLITAFSTGVCVLGVVVVEALPRRAHTFVKRQVTELREEYDFVVVGGGTSGLTIADRVSAAFPEKNVLVIEYGKIEGTVGYYDPPEDGRGASRLVISSPPVASVNNRAATVLLGMTVGGGSAINGQFLDRGSRYDYDEWARLGSPQFDDSSDSWDWENFGPAFKKVNSPPLSFSNVEPLSSANNEIHQSFFLTEPSDELAEKYGYTWNASAYTGDAIEASFPPFQWPAQRLGWRGFEEFGLDTPASCDDGDKHGICWVPTAQNSETVERSHAGVGHYTRIAETRPNLDLLVEHKVTRLVVDKDEKRVPAVEFRPVAPGGEVRTIRPKHEVILSAGAVHTPQILQRSGIASAAYLESEGIELVEDLPGVGQNFQDHCGVPVAYSYDTPSPSEADVANNATYAAEAVAQFRERPARGPYTLAMGNSAAYVALQHVTPEWQQIVADIRAQIGDRSVLRYLPAGAAEPVREGYMAQLEIIAQALEHPEHPILEMPFQAEPGTGFLLKPLSRGSVVLNSTDHDATPVVNYATGANPVDLEIMAAYVDYFRRLYSTDTWQGLGAVEVAPGAHVTDHDALIEYVKDNVIQSLMHPCCTAAMLPREKGGVVDSSLSVYGIPGLRVADCSIIPTIPAAHTTTTAYAIGEKVNRSRLHPVSVVEGIHDC, from the exons ATGCGTCTCATCACGGCCTTCTCGACTGGCGTGtgcgtcctcggcgtcgtcgtcgtcgaggctcTCCCCCGCCGCGCTCACACTTTTGTCAAGAGGCAAGTCACCGAGCTCCGGGAGGAGTacgacttcgtcgtcgtcggcggtggtACCTCTGGTCTGACCATCGCCGACCGTGTTTCGGCTGCCTTCCCCGAGA AGAACGTCCTAGTCATCGAGTACGGCAAGATCGAGGGGACCGTTGGGTACTACGATCCGCCCGAGGATGGCCGTGGAGCCAGCCGTCTGGTCATCAGCTCCCCTCCCGTTGCCAGCGTCAACAACCGCGCCGCTACCGTTCTCCTTGGCATGACTGTGGGCGGAGGGTCCGCCATCAACGGTCAGTTCCTGGACCGTGGCTCCAGATACGACTACGACGAGTGGGCGCGACTCGGTAGCCCCCAGTTCGACGACAGCTCTGATAGTTGGGACTGGGAGAACTTTGGCCCAGCGTTCAAGAAGGTAAATAGCCCGCCCCTGTCCTTTTCCAATGTTGAACCCCTTTCCTCTGCTAACAATGAAATACATCAGTCCTTCTTCCTCACCGAGCCCAgcgacgagcttgccgaAAAGTACGGCTACACTTGGAATGCCTCCGCGTACACCGGCGACGCGATCGAGGCCTCTTTCCCGCCCTTTCAGTGGCCCGCCCAGC GGCTCGGTTGGCGGGGTTTCGAGGAGTTCGGTCTCGATACCCCCGCCAGCTGCGACGACGGGGACAAGCACGGCATCTGCTGGGTTCCCACAGCGCAGAACTCCGAGACCGTCGAGCGGTCTCACGCCGGTGTTGGTCACTACACCAGGATCGCCGAGACCCGTCCCAACCtcgatctcctcgtcgagcacaAGGTCACACGCCTTGTagtcgacaaggacgagaaaAGAGTTCCCGCCGTCGAGTTTCGCCCCGTGGCCCCGGGCGGTGAGGTCCGCACCATCCGCCCCAAGCACGAGGTCATCCtgtcggccggcgccgtccatACCCCCCAGATTCTCCAGCGCAGCGGTATCGCCTCTGCCGCATACCTCGAGTCAGAGGGcatcgagctcgtcgaggacctcccTGGTGTCGGCCAGAACTTCCAAGACCACTGCGGAGTCCCCGTGGCCTACTCTTACGACACTCCCAGCCCcagcgaggccgacgtcgccaaCAACGCGAcctacgccgccgaggccgtcgcccagTTCCGCGAGCGCCCCGCCCGGGGCCCTTACACTCTCGCCATGGGCAACAGCGCCGCCTACGTCGCCCTCCAACACGTCACGCCCGAGTGGCAGCAGATCGTCGCGGACATCCGCGCCCAGATCGGGGACCGCTCCGTCCTCCGCTATCttcccgccggcgccgccgagcccgtccGCGAGGGCTACATGGCGCAGCTCGAGATCATCGCCCAGGCGCTGGAGCACCCCGAGCATCCCATCCTCGAGATGCCCTTCCAGGCGGAGCCCGGGACGGGATTCCTCCTCAAGCCCCTCAGCCGCGGCTCCGTCGTCCTGAACTCCACCGACCACGACGCCACGCCCGTCGTCAACTACGCCACCGGCGCGAACCCCGTTGACCTCGAAATCATGGCCGCCTACGTCGACTACTTCCGCCGTCTCTACTCCACCGACACGTGGCAGGGGcttggcgccgtcgaggtcgccccCGGTGCCCATGTCACCGACCACGACGCCCTCATCGAGTACGTCAAGGACAACGTCATCCAGTCGCTCATGCATCCGTGCTGCACGGCTGCCATGCTCCCCcgcgagaagggcggcgtcgtcgactcgaGCCTGTCCGTCTACGGCATCCCGGGCCTCCGCGTTGCCGACTGCTCCATTATCCCCACCATCCCTGCTGCGCACACCACCACGACGGCGTACGCCATTGGCGAGAAGGTGAACCGTTCTCGGCTGCATCCCGTTTCTGTTGTTGAGGGGATTCATGATTGCTAA
- a CDS encoding uncharacterized protein (Putative zn(2)Cys(6) fungal-type DNA-binding domain, transcription factor domain, fungi): MTPNAQPSSASPPQAAPSGATSNPRKRGRTACTRCKSRKQKVSLTKAPPGKHCDEQLPVCSNCRRSGAQCDKLDVTEEAPSTAYTRALEARVAFLESKLAQIPTPEAASTPAKDVASNQSLSSGRDKNALSDAVAHVSLGNLEAPVYVGPSSGLSLALNLGEMVQATVWNKMLPVIQDGIVSNQDDSINPGPKGLTVEDMLAHSIVKEPPTEEQGAKMLKAYTSQLHSKYPFLEPEELWKLHKERDALAATPTQSLTKAERFGIFKLYLVYAVGATVVQLTQRGPGFSPEVCSPPYSRLCLFLLMPGSLTICSKSLYTTALQHISAARESGTVQNIEAMTLLVMFHLRSTSSHGLWYMIGLAMRTSIDLGLHRAAHEQNIPESPVVQRRRRLFWSVYSLERTIAVSLGRPLSIADNQIDVELPHAIIISDSNIQPAGVIAGNDITLAIVLFRLRRIESRIHHSVYRTDKTLDALRPKLDRLYQLLQSWRGSLTDWIPASHPDTNYALLLYNRALRLLIQPFLPILPLSDPFYGLCMRAAGDICQSHKRLHQTLDYGHSFIAVQTVFVAGVTLLYGLWTQGDAVWSVALSNDIRACSLVLFVMGERAPWVRKYRDAFEVLVNAALEKLQDKECGLAEMASARMRAEKATGSSGSGGQDADRGSPGVNTAQAVDDFNNFLPSWDGGIGGGEFEGAWPMVAELANWIDQDGGSPVWMPNFELLQSLSGTWHD, translated from the exons ATGACACCAAACGCCCAgccctcctcggcttctccGCCCCAGGCTGCTCCCTCGGGTGCAACGTCCAACCCCagaaagagggggaggaCCGCGTGTACGAGATGCAAAAGCCGTAAGCAAAAGGTTTCTCTGACAAAGGCTCCCCCCGGGAAACAC TGTGATGAACAGCTGCCCGTGTGCTCCAACTGCCGCAGGTCGGGCGCGCAGTGTGACAAGTTGGATGTCACCGAGGAAGCCCCTTCAACTGC GTACACGAGGGCATTGGAAGCGCGGGTGGCTTTCTTGGAGAGCAAACTGGCCCAGATACCCACTCCGGAAGCGGCCTCAACCCCCGCGAAGGACGTCGCGAGCAACCAGTCACTCTCGTCAGGCAGGGACAAGAACGCTCTTAGCGACGCCGTTGCGCACGTCTCGCTGGGAAACCTGGAGGCGCCTGTTTACGTCGGCCCTTCGTCGGGGTTGTCCCTGGCTCTGAACCTTGGCGAGATGGTGCAGGCCACCGTCTGGAACAAGATGCTGCCGGTCATTCAGGATGGCATTGTCAGTAACCAAGACGACAGCATCAACCCGGGTCCGAAGGGCCTTACGGTGGAAGACATGCTGGCTCATAGCATAGTAAAGGAGCCGCCGACCGAAGAGCAAGGGGCCAAGATGTTGAAGGCGTACACATCCCAGTTGCATTCCAAGTACCCATTCTTGGAGCCCGAGGAGTTATGGAAGCTGCACAAAGAACGAGACGCATTAGCCGCGACGCCCACGCAGAGCCTGACCAAGGCCGAGCGGTTTGGGATCTTCAAGCTGTATCTCGTCTACGCAGTGGGTGCAACTGTAGTTCAACTCACGCAGCGCGGACCGGGTTTCTCGCCAGAGGTATGTTCCCCCCCTTACTCACGCCTTTGTCTGTTTTTGTTGATGCCAGGCTCGTTGACGATCTGCTCCAAGTCACTGTACACCACCGCCCTCCAGCACATATCCGCTGCCAGAGAATCGGGGACCGTTCAGAACATCGAGGCAATGACGCTGCTGGTCATGTTCCACCTCCGGTCTACGTCGAGCCACGGATTGTGGTACATGATTGGTCtggcgatgaggacgtcCATCGACCTGGGCCTCCACCGCGCCGCACACGAGCAAAACATCCCAGAGTCCCCCGTCGTGCAGCGGAGGCGCAGGCTGTTCTGGTCCGTCTACTCTCTGGAGAGGACGATCGCGGTATCGCTGGGGCGGCCTCTGAGCATCGCCGACAACCagatcgacgtcgagctcccgcacgccatcatcatcagcgaTAGTAACATACAACCTGCCGGTGTTATCGCCGGGAACGACATCACCCTCGCCATAGTCCTCTTCAGGCTTCGCCGCATCGAATCCAGGATCCACCACTCCGTCTACCGCACAGACAAGACCCTGGACGCCCTGCGGCCGAAGCTCGACCGGTTGTACCAGCTCCTCCAGTCGTGGCGGGGATCCCTGACGGACTGGATCCCGGCATCCCATCCGGACACGAACTacgcccttcttctctacAACCGCGCCCTGCGACTCCTCATCCAACCCTTCCTACCGATCCTGCCGCTCTCAGACCCCTTCTACGGGCTCTGCatgcgggcggcgggcgacaTCTGCCAGTCGCACAAGAGGCTCCACCAGACGCTCGACTACGGCCACAGCTTCATCGCGGTCCAGACGGTCTTCGTGGCCGGCGTCACGCTGCTGTACGGCCTTTGGACGCAAGGCGACGCCGTCTGGTCCGTGGCCCTGTCCAACGACATCCGGGCGTGCTCTCTGGTGCTCTTCGTCATGGGCGAGAGGGCCCCCTGGGTCCGCAAGTACCGGGACGCGttcgaggtcctcgtcaacgccgccctgGAGAAGCTCCAAGACAAAGAGTGCGGCCTTGCGGAAATGGCGTCGGCTCGTATGCGggccgagaaggcgacgGGCTCCTCTGGGAGCGGTGGACAGGATGCCGATCGAGGGAGTCCGGGGGTTAATACAGCACAGGCGGTCGATGACTTCAACAATTTCCTGCCATCATGGGACGGCGGCATTGGTGGCGGCGAGTTTGAGGGCGCTTGGCCGATGGTGGCCGAGCTTGCGAACTGGATAGACCAAGACGGTGGGAGTCCGGTCTGGATGCCCAACTTTGAGCTTCTGCAGAGTCTTTCGGGTACTTGGCATGACTGA
- a CDS encoding Putative GNAT domain, acyl-CoA N-acyltransferase has protein sequence MTTAGLRGVSSAKRGLKTVPFHHVLFIASPIRSFKYVAGTFVRWQLILRNTNHRVTTRNPIQSSAFSSSTMTAMAKSSDNQEGSRPSAVTAIRPATLADALTIADLAAHVFTVTFGHSVEPHELQAFLDESYSLDAITRDLEDPNRDTILATDPAGDVLGFAMLTRGTKEPCVAHLEATVELQRIYLYPKAHGTGAGKLLADRLEDMAREQGFKHIWLGVWEENYRARKAYEKWGYRACGNHDFVVGSVVQTDDIMVKKL, from the coding sequence ATGACGACGGCCGGTTTGCGAGGCGTAAGCTCAGCAAAAAGGGGTTTGAAAACCGTGCCGTTTCATCACGTGTTATTCATTGCTAGCCCAATCCGCTCGTTTAAGTACGTCGCTGGCACCTTTGTGCGGTGGCAATTGATCCTTCGGAACACCAACCACCGAGTCACCACCCGCAACCCCATCCAGTCCAGTGCGTTTTCATCTTCAACCATGACAGCCATGGCGAAGTCGTCGGACAACCAAGAGGGCAGCCGCccgtcggcggtgacggccaTCAGACCAGCCActctcgccgacgccctaACaatcgccgacctcgccgcccacgtcTTCACGGTCACGTTCGGCCATTCCGTCGAGCCGCACGAGCTGCAGGCGTTCCTCGACGAGTCCTACagcctcgacgccatcaccaGAGACCTCGAGGACCCCAACAGGGACACCATCCTCGCCACGGAcccggccggcgacgtcctcggcttcgccatgCTCACCCGCGGCACCAAGGAGCCGTGCGTGGCCCACCTCGAGGCGACCGTCGAGCTGCAGCGCATCTACTTGTACCCCAAGGCccacggcaccggcgccggcaagctTCTGGCGGACCGGTTGGAGGACATGGCCAGGGAGCAGGGGTTCAAGCACATCTGGTTGGGCGTCTGGGAGGAGAACTACcgggcgaggaaggcgtaTGAGAAGTGGGGGTACAGGGCGTGCGGTAACCACGATTTTGTTGTTGGTTCGGTGGTCCAGACGGACGACATCATGGTGAAGAAGCTCTGA
- a CDS encoding Putative major facilitator superfamily, MFS transporter superfamily, with product MSDHTLSEVPTRRDELPPDLLALRTSNAEKGVNIIAQTPSRPYSYREDEAVYDRFTPRRKALITAIVSFGGLGINLASLLVLSALPEVAAAFNTSGTVINFTNALFLLMMGIGVLFWGPLSQVYGRKWIFVTSSVLFCVFSFATGVSPNLPAFFIFRSITAFAGTCFLVVGSACLSDVYRPTERGTALGWFLGGTLIGPALGPFIGGVIVTFSSWKSLFWFQGALGAVAMALSVAFLPETSHGKWSEELEGLTVKGKVSQIWEWANPFRVIALFKYPKILIVGVAASSVLWNMQVLLTPVRYVINPRFHLTTPLQSGFFFLAPGAGYLVGTFVGGRYADRTVKRWIAKRGKRVPEDRLRSAFIAMGVVIPASTIIYGWAIDQAKGGIPLPVICMFVQGVAQMVCFPCLNSYCLDVFRDRAAEVMAGNYFIRYTFAAIGTAVVLPGIDGIGVGWFSTVSALFVAVSSAAVCCIVIFGTERNNKDAKSEQA from the exons ATGTCTGACCACACGTTGTCGGAGGTGCCCACGAGGAGGGATGAGTTGCCGCCCGACCTGCTGGCGCTGAGGACGTCCAACGCCGAGAAGGGCGTCAACATCATCGCGCAGACCCCGAGCCGGCCGTACTCGTAccgcgaggacgaggccgtgtACGACCGCTTCACGCCCCGCCGCAAGGCCCTGATCACGGCCATCGTGTCctttggcggcctcggcatcaacTTGGCGTCCCTGCTGGTGCTGTCGGCCCTGCCCGAGGTGGCGGCCGCCTTTAACACGTCCGGGACCGTCATCAACTTCACCAACGCGCTCTTCCTGCTGATGATGGGCATCGGCGTCCTCTTCTGGGGCCCGTTGAGCCAGGTCTACGGGAGAAAATGG ATCTTTGTCACATCGTCCGTGTTGTTCTgcgtcttctccttcgcgACGGGGGTCTCCCCCAACCtgccggccttcttcatcttccgcTCCATCACGGCCTTCGCCGGGACGTGTTTCCTCGTGGTCGGCTCGGCCTGCCTCAGCGACGTGTACCGCCCAACTGAGCGCGGCACAGCCTTGGGGTGGTTCCTCGGCGGTACTCTGATCGGTCCGGCCTTGGGGCCCTTCATtggcggcgtcatcgtcactTTCTCGTCGTGGAAAAGCCTCTTCTGGTTCCAAGGAGCGCTGGGCGCTGTCGCCATGGCTCTGTCCGTTGCCTTCCTGCCGGAGACCAGCCACGGGAAGTGGTCCGAAGAGCTGGAGGGCTTGACCGTCAAGGGGAAAGTGTCTCAAATCTGGGAGTGGGCGAATCCTTTCCGAGTTATTGCCTTGTTCAAGTACCCAAAGATCCTCATCGTG GGAGTCGCCGCCTCTTCAGTCTTATGGAACATGCAGGTTCTCCTGACGCCAGTCCGATACGTCATCAACCCTCGGTTCCACCTCACGACCCCGCTGCAatcgggcttcttcttcctcgcgcCGGGCGCCGGATACCTTGTCGGGACCTTCGTCGGCGGTCGCTACGCCGACAGAACGGTCAAGAGGTGGATCGCCAAGCGAGGGAAGCGCGTGCCCGAAGACCGACTGCGGAGTGCGTTTATCGCGATGGGCGTGGTCATACCCGCGAGCACCATCATCTACGGGTGGGCGATCGACCAGGCCAAAGGCGGCATTCCCCTGCCCGTCATCTGCATGTTTGTGCAGGGAGTCGCTCAGATGGTTTGCTTCCCCTGTCTCAACAGTTACTGCCTCGACGTGTTCCGAGACAGAGCGGCCGAAGTGATGG CCGGAAACTACTTCATCAGGTAtaccttcgccgccatcggtACGGCGGTGGTCCTTCCGGGGATCGACGGCATAGGCGTGGGTTGGTTCTCGACAGTGAGTGCCCTCTTCGTCGCGGTTTCCAGTGCGGCTGTCTGCTGTATTGTCATTTTCGGCACAGAACGAAACAACAAAGACGCGAAATCTGAACAGGCTTGA
- a CDS encoding Putative FAD-binding domain, FAD/NAD(P)-binding domain superfamily gives MKIAIVGCGLAGMSTYLALRKFLPGDHDVTIYESRTPPPDQDIPSEKLDTADVPAPQGGCIGIPANGMRVLHNLDPAVHATMQERGYAYETVRLRSSTGWDLTVKRRTQREGDVTMMMARQATWRTLREAIPDDHVVIRKVAKVTKRGQSGNTKPVISFADGGSADFDLVIGADGVHSTVRKHLFSGHSVDVAAVFSKRCGIWGFIPMRIPEEVTSTKSVVIVMGDNASMGYSAYRPTEDDSLTWWSLYDTDEPPSRKEVPREFVSAILQDMYGDWEEENVRGVLQKASAPFIYPVWTVPELPTWGDGGVVLVGDAAHAMTPDIGQGTSQAFEDSEALGMLLGRALQEGGIAVDAAVDLAVRGLYECRLPRLSKIKSLNAQARSKGVKRSIWIQRLVFFCIWITSRFTWLPNLINGNDREAEDILYGWDGDMETRKVVEKLLPLL, from the exons ATGAAGATCGCCATCGTAGGATGTGGCCTCGCGGGCATGTCAACTTATCTTGCACTGCGGAAATTCCTTCCAGGTGACCACGATGTCACCATTTACGAATCACGCACACCCCCGCCCGACCAAGATATACCATCCGAGAAACTCGACACCGCCGATGTGCCTGCACCACAAGGCGGTTGTATCGGAATCCCCGCGAACGGAATGCGCGTCCTACACAACCTCGACCCTGCCGTTCATGCAACCATGCAAGAGCGCGGGTATGCGTACGAGACGGTCAGGTTGAGGAGCTCGACTGGCTGGGACCTTACCGTGAAGCGGAGAACCCAGCGAGAGGGCGACGTGACCATGATGATGGCCAGGCAGGCGACGTGGCGCACCCTCAGGGAGGCGATACCTGACGACCATGTCGTGATCCGCAAGGTTGCAAAAGTCACGAAGAGGGGCCAGTCAGGCAACACGAAGCCGGTGATCTCGTTCGCAGACGGCGGCTCGGCGGACTTTGATCTGGTAATTGGAGCAGACGGCGTGCACAGTACCGTGCGGAAGCACCTCTTCAGTGGTCACAGCGTGGATGTTGCCGCAGTGTTTTC AAAACGGTGTGGAATCTGGGGTTTCATTCCCATGCGCATTCCGGAGGAAGTGACCAGCACTAAATCGGTGGTCATTGTCATGGGCGACAACGCATCCATGGGTTACAGTGCCTACCGTCCCACAGAGGACGACTCACTTACGTGGTGGTCTCTATACGATACGGACGAGCCGCCCAGCCGCAAGGAGGTACCTCGAGAGTTTGTATCCGCGATACTCCAGGACATGTATGGGGATTGGGAGGAAGAAAACGTCCGGGGAGTGTTGCAGAAAGCCTCGGCACCCTTCATCTACCCCGTCTGGACGGTTCCCGAACTGCCTACATGGGGCGATGGCGGAGTCGTGCTTGTCGGGGATGCGGCTCACGCCATGACTCCCGACATTGGCCAAGGCACGAGCCAGGCATTCGAGGATTCGGAAGCGCTCGGCATGCTACTCGGGCGTGCGCTCCAGGAGGGCGGCATTGCCGtggacgccgccgttgaTTTGGCCGTGAGGGGCCTCTACGAGTGTCGACTGCCGCGCCTGTCCAAGATCAAGTCTCTCAACGCTCAAGCTCGATCGAAAGGTGTGAAGCGAAGCATCTGGATTCAAAGGCTGGTGTTCTTTTGTATCTGGATAACGTCAAGATTCACTTGGTTAC CTAACCTCATAAATGGCAACGATCGTGAAGCGGAAGATATCCTCTATGGTTGGGATGGAGACATGGAGACAAGGAAGGTGGTTGAGAAGTTGTTACCGCTGTTGTGA